From a region of the Paenibacillus sp. FSL R10-2734 genome:
- a CDS encoding galactokinase family protein, which yields MNKIEFEKALNSTQNAKLWVDLYGEDNVENNKQRYVSSIEKYTKRFQHEDFEVFSAPGRVEIGGNHTDHNGGKILAGSINLDCIGIATKTKNNYVSIVSENYQLDFSINIDDLSSEHEGSTIELLKGLLAGFKETGKNLGGFDVYVTSNVLSAAGVSSSASFEMLICSIMDHFFNENKLSKTEYAKVGKYAENHYWNKDSGLLDQMACAVGGIINIDFQNEDNPEIKNIDFDFNKAGYEIIIVNTGKGHADLSEEYSSVPKEMKQVAAHFGKSELAELKLEDILSNLKSLRNQVSDRAILRAIHFFNENIVVEKQIESLENGNFAEFLTLISASGDSSWKLLQNCYSMSNITEQGIPLALELTQQFIAKIGKGATRVHGGGFAGVIMAIIPKENTKDYIEYIEANFLENSTYPITIRPYGAVKITDLMTVETYK from the coding sequence ATGAATAAAATTGAATTTGAAAAAGCGCTTAATTCGACGCAAAACGCTAAATTGTGGGTTGATCTCTATGGTGAAGACAATGTAGAGAACAACAAACAACGTTATGTATCATCTATCGAAAAATATACAAAAAGATTCCAACATGAGGATTTCGAAGTCTTTAGCGCTCCTGGCCGTGTTGAGATTGGTGGCAATCACACAGATCATAACGGTGGAAAAATACTCGCAGGCAGCATTAATCTTGATTGCATTGGTATTGCCACAAAAACCAAAAATAATTATGTATCTATTGTCAGTGAAAATTATCAGCTGGACTTCTCAATTAATATTGATGATCTGAGTAGTGAGCATGAAGGCAGTACCATTGAATTGCTTAAAGGCCTTTTAGCTGGATTTAAAGAAACCGGTAAAAACTTGGGTGGTTTCGATGTATATGTTACTAGCAATGTTCTTTCTGCCGCTGGTGTTAGCTCATCCGCTTCATTTGAAATGCTGATCTGTTCTATAATGGATCACTTTTTTAATGAAAACAAGTTGAGTAAAACTGAATATGCAAAGGTCGGCAAATATGCCGAAAATCATTACTGGAATAAAGACTCAGGATTGTTAGATCAGATGGCTTGTGCAGTTGGCGGAATTATCAATATTGATTTTCAAAATGAAGATAATCCAGAAATTAAGAATATAGATTTTGATTTTAATAAAGCTGGTTATGAAATTATTATTGTAAATACAGGTAAAGGCCATGCTGATCTAAGTGAAGAATATTCTTCTGTACCAAAAGAAATGAAACAAGTAGCTGCTCATTTTGGAAAAAGCGAGCTTGCAGAGCTGAAGTTAGAGGATATCTTATCTAACCTTAAATCTCTGCGCAATCAAGTAAGCGATCGTGCTATTCTTCGGGCAATACATTTTTTCAATGAAAATATAGTGGTCGAAAAACAGATAGAATCTCTGGAAAATGGTAATTTTGCTGAATTTTTAACTCTAATATCAGCCTCTGGAGATTCCTCTTGGAAATTACTCCAAAATTGCTATTCTATGTCCAATATTACAGAGCAAGGTATACCTCTTGCGTTAGAACTTACCCAACAATTTATTGCGAAGATAGGAAAAGGTGCAACAAGGGTTCATGGCGGGGGGTTTGCTGGTGTTATTATGGCAATAATTCCAAAAGAAAACACAAAAGACTACATTGAATATATAGAGGCTAATTTCTTAGAGAATTCAACGTATCCCATTACTATTCGTCCTTATGGAGCTGTGAAAATCACTGATTTAATGACAGTAGAAACTTACAAGTGA
- a CDS encoding thermonuclease family protein, translating into MNKFSLVKSFFAITLLLSALTGCTLAEQSTLDPAPTITTSPDPKSDSTANNTVDANKRLLDAKVTRVVDGDTMKLTIDGKKETVRLLLVDTPESVNPNIPEPQPFSIEASNYAKKMLTDKDVQIELDVSERDKYGRLLCYLYIDGKMFNELLLEQGYARVAYVFAPNTKYVDQFRAIQDKARESGIGIWSIENYAQDKGFHVPKSSATPKPAR; encoded by the coding sequence ATGAATAAGTTTTCTCTAGTAAAAAGCTTTTTTGCGATTACGCTCTTACTAAGTGCTTTAACCGGTTGCACCTTAGCCGAGCAATCTACTCTAGACCCAGCTCCAACAATAACAACTAGTCCCGACCCAAAATCTGATTCAACAGCAAACAATACAGTAGATGCCAACAAGCGTTTATTAGATGCAAAAGTAACCCGAGTAGTCGATGGAGACACCATGAAGTTAACTATTGACGGCAAAAAGGAAACCGTTCGCTTGCTGCTGGTCGATACTCCTGAATCCGTTAATCCTAATATTCCTGAACCACAGCCATTTTCGATAGAAGCCTCTAATTATGCTAAAAAGATGCTTACAGATAAAGATGTGCAAATTGAACTCGATGTGTCAGAGCGGGACAAATATGGCCGTCTACTTTGTTACCTTTATATTGATGGTAAAATGTTTAATGAGCTTCTGCTAGAGCAAGGGTATGCTCGTGTAGCTTATGTATTTGCACCCAATACAAAGTACGTAGATCAATTCAGAGCTATTCAAGATAAGGCTCGTGAGAGTGGAATAGGGATCTGGAGTATTGAAAATTACGCGCAAGACAAGGGGTTTCATGTTCCTAAGTCTTCAGCAACTCCTAAGCCAGCACGCTAA